One part of the Oncorhynchus clarkii lewisi isolate Uvic-CL-2024 chromosome 7, UVic_Ocla_1.0, whole genome shotgun sequence genome encodes these proteins:
- the LOC139414012 gene encoding putative uncharacterized protein ENSP00000383309, which yields MRDETRNNSTREETRTNNTREETRTNNTRDETRNNNTRDETRNNNTRDETRNNNTREETRNNNTRDETRTNNTRIETRTNNTRIETRNNNTREETRTNNTREETRTNNTREETRTNNTRDETRTNNTRDETHNNSTREETRTNNMREETRTNNTRDETRTNNTREETRTNNTREETRTNNTRDETRTNNTREETRTNNTREETRTNNTRYETRTNNTRDETRTNNTRDETQTRTNNTRDETRTNNTRDETRTNKTREETRTNNTRIETRTNNTRIETRNNNTREETRTNNTREETRTNNTREETRTNNTRDETRTNNTRDETHNNSTREETRTNNMREETRTNNTRDETRTNNTREETRTNNTREETRTNNTRDETRTNNTRDETRTNNTREETRTNNTREETRTNNTRYETRTNNTRDETRTNNTRDETRTNNTREETRTNNTRYETRTNNTRDETRTNNTRYETRNNNTRDETRTNNTREETRTNNTRYETRTNNTRDETRTNNTRDETRNNNTRDETRTNNTREETRTNNTRYETRTNNTRDETRTNNTREETRTNNTRDETRTNNTRDETRTNNTREETRTNNTRYETRTNNTRDETRTNNTREETRTNNTREETQTRTNNTRDETRTNNTRDETRTNNTREETRTNNTRYETRTNNTRDETRTNNTREETRTNNTRDETRTNNTRDETRTNNTREETRTNNTRYETRTNNTRDETRTNNTREETRTNNTRDETRTNNTRDETRTNNMRDETRTNNTRYETRTNNTRDETRTNNTREETRTNNTRDETRK from the exons AtgcgggacgagacccgtaataacagtACGCGGGAAGAGACCCGTACTAACAATACGCGGGAAGAGACCCGTACTAACAATacgcgggacgagacccgtaataacaatacgcgggacgagacccgtaataacaatacgcgggacgagacccgtaataacaatacgcgggaagagacccgtaataacaatacgcgggacgagacccgtactaACAACACGCGGATCGAGACCCGTACTAACAATACGCGGatcgagacccgtaataacaatacgcGGGAAGAGACCCGTACTAACAATACGCGGGAAGAGACCCGTACTAACAACACGCGGGAAGAGACCCGTACTAACAATacgcgggacgagacccgtactaacaatacgcgggacgagacccataataacaGTACGCGGGAAGAGACCCGTACTAACAATATGCGGGAAGAGACCCGTACTAACAATacgcgggacgagacccgtactaacaatacgcgggaagagacccgtactaacaatacgcgggaagagacccgtactaacaatacgcgggacgagacccgtactaACAATACGCGGGAAGAGACCCGTACTAACAATACGCGGGAAGAGACGCGTACTAACAATACGCGGTACGAGACCCGTACTAACAATacgcgggacgagacccgtactaacaatacgcgggacgagaccc agacccgtactaacaatacgcgggacgagacccgtactaacaatacgcgggacgagacccgtactaACAAAACGCGGGAAGAGACCCGTACTAACAATACGCGGATCGAGACCCGTACTAACAATACGCGGatcgagacccgtaataacaatacgcGGGAAGAGACCCGTACTAACAATACGCGGGAAGAGACCCGTACTAACAACACGCGGGAAGAGACCCGTACTAACAATacgcgggacgagacccgtactaacaatacgcgggacgagacccataataacaGTACGCGGGAAGAGACCCGTACTAACAATATGCGGGAAGAGACCCGTACTAACAATacgcgggacgagacccgtactaacaatacgcgggaagagacccgtactaacaatacgcgggaagagacccgtactaacaatacgcgggacgagacccgtactaacaatacgcgggacgagacccgtactaACAATACGCGGGAAGAGACCCGTACTAACAATACGCGGGAAGAGACCCGTACTAACAATACGCGGTACGAGACCCGTACTAACAATacgcgggacgagacccgtactaacaatacgcgggacgagacccgtactaACAATACGCGGGAAGAGACCCGTACTAACAATACGCGGTACGAGACCCGTACTAACAATacgcgggacgagacccgtactaacaatacgcggtacgagacccgtaataacaatacgcgggacgagacccgtactaACAATACGCGGGAAGAGACCCGTACTAACAATACGCGGTACGAGACCCGTACTAACAATacgcgggacgagacccgtactaacaatacgcgggacgagacccgtaataacaatacgcgggacgagacccgtactaACAATACGCGGGAAGAGACCCGTACTAACAATACGCGGTACGAGACCCGTACTAACAATacgcgggacgagacccgtactaacaatacgcgggaagagacccgtactaacaatacgcgggacgagacccgtactaacaatacgcgggacgagacccgtactaACAATACGCGGGAAGAGACCCGTACTAACAATACGCGGTACGAGACCCGTACTAACAATacgcgggacgagacccgtactaacaatacgcgggaagagacccgtactaacaatacgcgggaagagaccc agacccgtactaacaatacgcgggacgagacccgtactaacaatacgcgggacgagacccgtactaACAATACGCGGGAAGAGACCCGTACTAACAATACGCGGTACGAGACCCGTACTAACAATacgcgggacgagacccgtactaacaatacgcgggaagagacccgtactaacaatacgcgggacgagacccgtactaacaatacgcgggacgagacccgtactaACAATACGCGGGAAGAGACCCGTACTAACAATACGCGGTACGAGACCCGTACTAACAATacgcgggacgagacccgtactaacaatacgcgggaagagacccgtactaacaatacgcgggacgagacccgtactaacaatacgcgggacgagacccgtactaacaatatgcgggacgagacccgtactaACAATACGCGGTACGAGACCCGTACTAACAATacgcgggacgagacccgtactaacaatacgcgggaagagacccgtactaacaatacgcgggacgagaccc gcaagtga
- the LOC139414011 gene encoding uncharacterized protein has product MEDGIGEMEKGVKGMEKGVKEIGEMEKGVKEIGEMEKGVKEIGEMEKGVKEIGEMEKGVKEMEKGVTEIGEMEKGVKEMEKGVTEIGEMEKGVKEIGEMERGVKEMEKGVTEIGEMEKGVKEMEKGVTEIGEMEKGVKEIGEMEKGVKEMEKGVTEIGEMEKGVKGMEKGVKGMEKGVKEIGEMEKGVKEIGEMEKGVKEMEKGVMEIGEMEKGVKEIGEMERGVKEIGEMEKGVTEIGEMEKGVTEIGELEKGVKGNRRDDRKKRRERSADPVVSWARY; this is encoded by the coding sequence atggaggatggaataggagagatggaaaaaggaGTGAAGGGAATGGAAAAAGGAGTGAAGGAaataggagagatggaaaaaggaGTGAAGGAaataggagagatggaaaaaggaGTGAAGGAaataggagagatggaaaaaggaGTGAAGGAaataggagagatggaaaaaggaGTGAAGGAAATGGAAAAAGGAGTGAcggagataggagagatggaaaaaggaGTGAAGGAAATGGAAAAAGGAGTGAcggagataggagagatggaaaaaggaGTGAAGGAaataggagagatggaaagaggagtgAAGGAAATGGAAAAAGGAGTGAcggagataggagagatggaaaaaggaGTGAAGGAAATGGAAAAAGGAGTGAcggagataggagagatggaaaaaggaGTGAAGGAaataggagagatggaaaaaggaGTGAAGGAAATGGAAAAAGGAGTGAcggagataggagagatggaaaaaggaGTGAAGGGAATGGAAAAAGGAGTGAAGGGAATGGAAAAAGGAGTGAAGGAaataggagagatggaaaaaggaGTGAAGGAaataggagagatggaaaaaggaGTGAAGGAAATGGAAAAAGGAGTGatggagataggagagatggaaaaaggaGTGAAGGAaataggagagatggaaagaggagtgaaggaaataggagagatggaaaaaggaGTGACGGAaataggagagatggaaaaaggaGTGACGGAAATAGGAGAGTTGGAAAAAGGAGTGAAGGGAAATAGGAGAGATGatagaaagaaaaggagagagagaagtgctgATCCTGTTGTTTCCTGGGCCAGGTACTGA